The genomic window gaaaagccaaggcaggaagagcatcagcaaagacaaccaaatattttgtttttggaaaGGCCTAAGCCTGAagcagggagagcacaactcccctttctttcatgtgcatacatgtaaAAGCCAAGGCTAGGAGAGCACCAGCAGAGATggatacagaacagagcgagcatcagtgaaaATACATATGAAagagcaggaaggaggagctggggtggaggtgggttgtAAAGTGGTTTGCAGGGAGAGCAAGTAGGGgctgtcagctgataggggCTGGTGTTatgagcagctgatgttctgtaggcCGATCTTGACTTCATGTCCTGCCTGAGCTAACGCTTTGCTCTGTTTGTCTTGCCCCTGTTACACCCTGTGCTTGAAACCAACTTGTTCGTCAACACCTAGTGGCAGGTGGGGTCAGAATGTCTCCATGGTTGGATACATGCGGACATGTCGACACGTTTAAAAGTAACACAGCTGTTTACTCTGCAAAGGTTGTGATCCTGTCAAAATAATGTCCACTGCTGGAATACCGATTCAGACAACCGACCAGGAAACAACGACATGCTCTGACGCTGCTCACAGCTTTAAGTCAGTGTTTGAGGAGCACAGAAATATTCAATCAAAGGACACGTGCTCTGTAGTGCAACAGGAAACTAAAAGTGTGTTCATCTTTTAAAAGTTGTTAAGAGACGTTATAGTTTTAGAGAGAAATTAAAGGTCACCTGATGCCGGCTGCAGGCTGGATCCTTTAGTGACGAAGAACAAGTCTTTGTTCTCTGGAGTCGGAGAGGGAAGTCTGGTGAAATCTAccatactacacacacacacacacacacacacacacacacacacacacacagaaagagaaacacacacaaagtcagaaCTATTTAAGGAGAGTAAAATCAAACTTATATTCTTAAGTCCCGCCCCcactgagctgtgattggtcagaaccTTTTCAGCCCTTCAACTAGTATTTTCTGTTGCTGTGTGAATATCGTGTGTTCACATGAAGCTCACCCTCCGTCCAGTCCAACGCCGCCCTGCAGGCCCATGGAGGGATTACAGGTCGCCAGAGGAGGTGAGAGGGGTGgggaaagagggggaggggacATGGGAGGTGGCGACACCACACGCTGAGGCTCAGGAGAGGACACAGACATCCCCCCAGGGTGACCCACGCCACCGGGGTTAGCCAGAGCCGTGGAGACTTCTCTGAGGATCCGAGGAAGAGGGCCGAGCTTCGCCAGACACGACTGCAGAGAGACGGGGACGATGTTTAGAGATGTTCAGATTTTCTGCGACTTCTGAGTAACTAGGCCCTGACACTGACCACAGATCACCTGTCCGGGTATTACCTGGTCGATCTCGGTGAGCAGAGTGTGCAGGGTGGATAGTTCCCGGCCGAGGTCGATGTATCCGTCGAAGCCGGCGGTGTGGTTCAGACCGTCCGGGTTAGAGATCTCCTGCAGGAAACGCTGCATGCTGCTCCACTGCCGCTCCACAAAGTCATTCATGAACAGCATGTACTCCTCCTTAGTCCCAAACCTGCAAACACAGGTAACATACAGGTAACATACAGGTAACATACAGGTAACATACAGGTAACATACAGGTAACATACAGGTCACATGCACAGGTAACATACAGGTAACATACAGGTAACATACAGGTAACATACAGGTAACATACAGGTAACACGTACAGGTGAGCCTTCAGCCTTCTGGCTCCCTGACAGTAAAAGCCCTCCAGCTCTTTCTTTGTAAAAGCATCCAGatctaacaaaataaaagccctccaGTGTCTCTACAATAGAAGCCCTCTGattccttcacaataaaagcccttAATCTCTTTATATGTAAAACCCACCATATCGAGCAAGCTAAAAGCCCTCCTGCTCCTTCACAGTAAAAGCCTCCAGTATCTCTCCACTGGCCCTCCAGCTCTTTCTAGGTAAAGCCATCCAGatctaacaaaataaaagctctctTGCTCCTTCACCATAAAAGCCTCCATTGTTTATAGTAGAAGACCTCCTGCCCTTAAAAGTAAAAGCCTCCAGTATCTCTACAGTAAAAGCCCTCTGGTTCCTTCACAATAAAGCCCCCCTGGTCTTTCTTTGTAAAGCCATCCAGatctaacaaaataaaagccccctgctccttcaaagtaaaagcctcTAGTATCCCTAAAGCAGAAACCCTCTGGCTCcatcacaataaaagcctccagtATCTCTACATTAGAAGCCTcctgctccttcacaataaagcCTGACTATCTCTACAGTAGAAGACCTCCTGctccttcaaagtaaaagccttCAGTATCTCTACTATAGAAGCCCTCCTGCTCCTTCACATTAAAAGCCCCCCAGCTCTTTCTATGTTAAAGCCATGCagatttaacaaaacaaaagccccCTGctccttcaaagtaaaagcctcTAGTATCCCTAAAGCAGAAACCCTCTGGCTCcatcacaataaaagccttcacTATCTGTACAGTAGAAGCCCTCCTGctccttcaaagtaaaagcctgCAGTATCTCTACAGTAGAAGCTCTCtggctccttcacaataaaagcctctatTATCTCTACAGCAGAAGCCCTcctgctccttcacaataaaaggcTGACTATCTCTACAGTAGAAGCCTCCTGctccttcaaagtaaaagcctcCAGTATCTCTATAGTAGAAGCTCTCtggctccttcacaataaaagcctctagTATCTCTACAGTAGAAGCCCTcctgctccttcacaataaaaggcAGACTATCTCTACAGTAGAAGCCCCCTGctccttcaaagtaaaagcctcCAGTATCTCTACAGTAGaagctctctctgctccttcacaataaaagcctgacTATCTCTACAGTAGAAGCCTCCTGctccttcaaagtaaaagcctcCAGTATCTCTATAGTAGaagctctctctgctccttcatAATAAAAGCCTGACTATCTCTACAGTAGAAGCCCTCTgtctccttcagaataaaagcgcAGACTTACTTGCTGAAGTTGGCGAGGGTCTGGATGACTTTGgcgatgagggttagggttcttgcAGAGCGCTCGTCGGGGTACTCCTGCATCAGGTCGAACAGCGACGGTGACATCACTGCCGGGCAGAGAAAGCGCAGGAACAAGGAGGCGCTGATGAGGCGCTCGCTGATGTCCGGCCGCCCTCGGTTACCGCACTCCTGCCGCCATGATGCAAACACCTCCTTCAGCTCCCGGGGGAAGACCCTGATGGTTTTAGGAGAGGgggttaaatgtaaatcaaggGAGGAcgtgtaattttaaatgtgcacaCAGAGTGAGGATCATCGCGTACCTGAAGGAGTCCAGGATTTTGCAGAAGGCGAGCTCGCAGCACATCCTCAGGTTGGCCTGATGCTCAGCGAGGTCAGAGGTCGCACAACGAGCCGGGTCGACCTCACAGTTCTCATCTGACTCATACAGAGCTTTGATGAActcacctaaacacacacacacacacacacacacacagaatcagtGAAGTCATGTgacactcctctctgtgtgatgtgtgtagtactcagtgtgtattgtgtgtacCCAGTGCGTCCTGCAGGTACTTCTGTccaatcagctttaagtattccTCGATGCTTTTCGTCGccagtgtgttctctctgaAGATCAGCTGGTCATTGTCCCGGCAACGGTCcacctctgacatcatcaggtcTGTCAGGAAGTCCTGCAaaaagggtcaaaggtcacactcAGATGAAGCATTGAAACTTGAAGCGTGTAATCCCGTCTGTGATCTGTTTATGTAATCAGTTATGTAATAACTCGGGCTCAGATGGAGATTATGTATTGTTTGGGTGATGTTGGCGTGGTTACCTTGGCCTTCCCAGTGCTGTGCAGGATGTGGACCAGCGCCGCAGCCAGCTCCTCTTTAGCTCTCAGGCTGATGGAGGCCTCCAGAGTGTTGCAGAGCAGCAGGTAGTTGGAGCTGATGTACTCCGCGAACTCTTTGTACTGCTCCATCGGCAGGATGACGATGCTCTGGTACCGAGCTTTGATGCGGACTGTCGGTACAGACGACTTACCTGGAACACAAAGACACGTAAGAACCCGTCATCACTGAGAACCTGCAGCTCAGACTTAcatctctacactgactccccaagTGTCTAAGGATAGATTTTAAAACTTTGCTCATgtttctcattcaagggtttgtagaCTTGATTCAGTCACATTCACCACAGTTATCTCAAAACAACCAACATCTTAAGATCAACTCTGACAGAGCGTGAGCCACTTACTCCTGATGGTGCTGGGCGTGCTCAGTGTGTACCACTTCTCCACCAGCTGTCGCCCCATCACGGTTGCGACGGGGATGTTGACCAGCCCGACGTAGCTGCTCTtgtccttcttcctcttcctgtcggTGTCTTTGTAGAGATGGAGAGTGATGGCGTTGATGGACGGCAGGCTGCTGAAGTCGAAACGCTCGCCCCAGAAGATGTTGTCAGTCTTCAGCTTACACGATGTCCGAGCGTAGAGACTGTCGTCCAGACACAGCTCGCAGAAGTACCTGGAACACAAACGCTGGAGTTACATCCTCCTCAAGGTGACTACACCAGAGCTCCCAGAAGTCCAAACCCTCCCTCTGCCCTCACCTTTTCTTTGCAGGAAGGTCTTTGGCCTCGATCACCCACACGGTCAGCACGTTCTCCAGCCGCCTGCTGTTGTCCTTGTTGGGATGAACGGCTCGTCTCAGGTTCTCCATCCATTTATCTCTCTCTGCCGCAGAACGACACgagaagcactttgttcctgtCGTGGTTGTCACCTAGAAGACACAGGGTCAGAggttatcatcatcatcacaggaaacacaagaaagctcatgtgtgtgtttgtagatgtGTGTGATTGTCACCTCAAAGCAGTAGTCCTGTCCCAGAAGGGAGGAGTGGACGGGTTTGATGATCACTGATTGGTCCATCCTGAGCTCCAGAGATGAAACACAGCCGGCGCTAAGTAAGGACTCCTGGCTACCACAGCGCAGCCGCCGCATCACACACCTGAAACAACAGGTAACAGGGAAGTGTGAGTGCTCTGATGCACGCATGATGCTCCAGCAGGTGGACAAAGAACCCAACAGTTTAGTCccgaccaagcagcaacctccggtgtaaaaatatgagtctaatgtggaagtgctaaaaactgtaaactgtaAGTCACACcaaggcttcactctggctaacctcagtggtatgaaccagagagagaaacctgaggcgtttttcaaccagaggaactgtACCCCGGAATTAGGAACTTCACcccagaactacgtgcgtttcgaccggtggacccagggtctagatttagttcaggggtagataatctcccccctaaaaagaccctgctaggggggtagtacttttcaaaggtcccggtactttcagggggcggggccagcaatgctgaacgtgtctgattggtagattaaccgcagtgttttcattcctccccccgtccacaataacatcacacacatctgtgattcacttgatttctctttctttcattagtttttatttgttctatcttttttgtatgtgtgtgtacttttcaaaagaagaagctgtgattctcttgatttagcagcttgtaacagtagtcttctctcagcccaccgtgaatgcgtctctcctcccggtgttccggttttaaaagtgaccctgtaaactggagaccttcagctgaacgtgtcagtgtttgtggagtttacacagctgttgaaacacagagggagttcctgggaatgcaaactagtttagtttttattaagatttcaaaatatcctcatcagatatttaatgatcgtctaaagacgtttatgagggatgcatccggctgaaagtctccagttaacagggtcgatgtttaaaccaaaacaccgtccgtgttcatgtttttctattttggagcacaatttcaaatttgaggaaaatttatttttttgacaggaaccgggtcaacttttttgtcaaatttttttcaattttttttttttcgaaagttttcttgtcaaattttttgtttcaatttttttttcaaattaaaaaaaaaataatctaatttttttttccaaattttttatttttgtatttttttttcgatttaaaaaaaaaaaaaatcaatttttttttcaaattttttggtcatcttttttttttcaaaatttcaaattttttttttcaattttttttttcaaatttttcagaaaaaacattcacagtcattgtttattccatctgtgattcacttgacttctctttctttcattagtttttatttgttctatcttttttgtatgtgtgtgtacttttcaaaagaagaagctgtgattctcttgatttagcagcttgtaacagtagtcttttctcagcccaccgtgaatgcgtctttcctcccggtgttccaattttaaaagtgaccctgtaaactggagaccttcggctgaacgtgtcagtgtttgtggagtttacacagctgttgaaacacagagggagttcctgggaatgcaaactagtttagtttttattaagatttcaaaatatcctcatcagatatttaatgatcgtctaaagacgtttatgaagGAAGCATCCGGCTGAGGGTCTCCAGTTAACacggtcgctgtttaaaccaaaacaccgtccgatctctgtcacggctttttgagttctaaaggattttaaagccgtgttgaaacgtctttgctactcgagcttatctcctctcacgtgttgattcagtgaatccatctgtgatgaaatatagcaccatctaaaacagcaccagctgagtctcttcatgctaacaggctaactgttgtgtggctcataatgatacctgcctgtccgtctgcttctatggtgtcatctgtgatgaatggcattcctctttgttttactgccctctactggtctggtggtgtagtgcatttactttttttctcctctatacgtcactggcctgatttgcacaatctacccgggacttcagcccgcggttgaaacgcaggcaacaatgggggcacaggaaccttttagttcagggtaaagtagttctgggggctaaaagaccccggaactcttggttgaaatgcacctctaTGTTCTTGTGATTTACCTGCATCAAATGAGCCTTTTGTTTGCTGATATAAACAACATGATGaagtaaaaagtacaaatgTGAGCTTTGTCGGGAGAAGAAAGCAGCTTTTAatttgcttgtttgtgtttggaggtCAGATAAGTTTGGAGGCACTGCAGGACGTCAGGGAAGCTAATCTGACTGGCACCGTGACACGGCCTCACGCTGGTTTGTCCCTCAAGTTGAGATTTTTGATTTGGTATTTTTAGCTTCACTtgcaaaaataaattattgtcaGATAACTGCTGACGGGAGCTGAGATGTCAACATCAGGTGGGTCGTGAGATTGATCGCTGGCAGACTCAAAAATCTAACcatcgccccctgctggcttcAACGAATCTACCACCGACAGAAGAGATTTGATACATCTACTGATATTCGGGGGTTTGGGATCCCTTTTCCTCTGGTGGCCTTCGGCTTGAATATCTTGGGATTTGGGGCACTTTTGTTGCAGTACTGGACTGCCCCACTGGTTGCGGGAGTAACAGGAGCGCGATGGTGAATCCCTAATGACCACAATCCACATCCAGCTTTCTCACAAGGAGTCCTGGTTTGCAGACAGTCCTCCTCAGGGGATTTTATTCCCCTACTCCTTTTGTTATCCGCACAATCGTCGACAGGTTTCAGATCAGCCCACTCTAACTTAAGCAAACAGGTTGTAATGCTTCCTCAGAGTGCCGAGGCCTCAGATGGATGAAAGGAAGACGCCTCATGCTCTACATGACGTTAAGTCGTAAAGAAAACACGGATATTTTGAACGCAGAGATCTCAATGTTTGCAAAGTGCTGAAGACACTGAGAGAATAAATGCAGAAGAAGCTCAGAGAAAATAGTGTCTTCTGTTAAGAGTACACTCACGTTATTCGATACATGCTTGTACACAGCTTGTGGGTTCATCCATCATGAGGTGGGCTGCTCTACAGGCTGCAGTGAGAGGTTTTAAAGTCAAGTATTTGGGGTGAAATAAACCCCAAATAGCATGACTGAGCTTTTGGTCCACTGCTGTAAGCTCTTGTATTTTTAGTCCTCTTTGGTAGAAATCATGAGGAATCCACCAGCTGTGGCTGCTCCAAGCTGTAAATTGTATTCTCTTGTCTCTGCTGAATTGAGTTCACAGTCAGTACAGCCATTCAAACAAAAGCCTTTTAGAAACAAACGGCTCTACCTCTGCTTCGCCTTGCCATCTGAATAAAGGATACAGAGGTGTAACGGTGGGACCGAGTCACTCTGCTGCTACGCCGGCAGCGGAGGTAGTAATAGAAGTGCAACAGAGATGAAATGGCATCTGCAGGATATATCGAGCATTTGCAACCAGTGCATGTGAAGTCTGTCTACACATCACCCTGATATTAACGCTGTGCACAAACACTCTAAACCTGTGCAACTAAGACAAACATGCcacaaactgtgctgcagagcaaacagtgtctgtgttgtttgcatacatgtTAATGAGCCATCGTGGATTCATCTGTGGTAAAATAGGCCCCTTTATATGTAAATGAGCCTCTTGCAGAAACGGTGAAATTCTCAAACAGCAGTGTGCAGGAAGTGTGATATTTATTCTATCTGTCATGCTCAGACTTTAGCAGAGATCTTGACATCCAGTCCCCTTCTGCATGAGCTTAAAATAATACATCTGTACAGTTTATATTACTTTGACATTTCTATTGTTCTAATAATCAGTCTGAAGCTGTCTGTGGCTCGACCCCAGCAGAGACAGGCTGTGCCGTTACGCTCCACAGggtgtttttctttctaatcCAAACAAGCTGCTTTTTGCTAGCTTGCTCCAAAAAGTGAGCAGGatgtaaaatgtgaattttttgTTGCATCTGTCTTTATTCGAATGAGCATGCAGCAGAACTTTGTGGGCGTTTTTACACTCCTGTATCATTAAGGCTTTATTCCTGGTGGATTAGACCTCAAGACGAAGCAGAATCAACCCTCACACGAAGACGAGCTGTCAAAACTGTCTGACTCTGGACTTCTGTCTGGATCTCTTTCCATCTGAGCTCCATGGAGTTTCACGACACCAGCCACGAGAGAATATGACATTTGATAGCAGAGATTATTACTTTAAATAACCGCTGAGCCACAGCTACTCTGTGGAGGATAGTGACTGAGTCGGTCGCCTCTCAAACGGAGGTTGGTGGTTTGACTCCAGCTCCAACAGTCTGCATGTGTAAGTGTGCTTAGGCTAGACACTGAGCCCTGAATAGCAcagccagcagtgtgtgagtgcatgtctACTGGATCAGCTCATCCATTGTGAGCACTAGGTGCTTGTGCTTTGGCATGCCTGTGTTGTGCTGCAATAGGAGACGGGAGGAGACGTCTGAGCAGGTGGAATGTACGCCTGATGTACAGCCATTCTGTAACACACATCTGAAATAGGGCTATTCCCGATCATACAGTTGAAACATGCCAATTccagaatgaaataaatgtacAGTGATTCCGCAATAAAGAGTTGATGTAAGGCAATGTACAGCTGATCTGCAGAAATTCCGGAATGTAAAGCTGAGGTAAGGCAATTCTGGAATGGAGGGCTGATGTAGGTATATTCCAGAATGTATAGCTGGTGTACAGCAATTCTTGAATGTACAGTGATTCCGTAATAAACAGCCGATATAGGGCGATTCCAGAATGTATGGCTGATGTATGACACTTTCGGAATGTACAGCTGATACAAAACAATTCCAGAACGTGGAGCCGATGTTAGGCAATTCCAGAATGTATAGTACATGTATAGAGAATGTACACCGATTTAGAAATAAACAGCTAGTGTAAGGTGGTTCTGGAATGTACTGCTGATATATGCCAATTCCAGAATGTACAGCTGATGTATGGCCTTTTCGGAATCTACGCCTGATGTTCTGCTATTCTAGAAACATACAACTTATCCACAGCGAGTCCATAACGTACAGCTGCTGTAAGGCCATTCCGGAATGTAAGGCTGATTTATGGCGATTCCGGAATATACTGCTGATCTAAGGCAATTCAAGAACGTACAGCTAATGTACAGCAATTCCGGAATGTACACTGATTTTGAAATAAACAGCTAGTGTAAGGTGGTTCTGGAATGTGCGGCTGATGTAAGACAATTCCGGAACGTACAGCTGATGTATGACAATTCCAGAATGTACTGCTGATATATGGCCTTTTCGGAATCTACAGCTGATGTTCTGCTATTCTGGAAACATACAACTTATGTACAGCGAGTCCATAACGTACAGCTGCTGTAAGGCCATTCCGGAATGTAAGGCTGATTCATGGCAATTCCGGAATATACTGCTGATCTAAGGCAATTCAAGAACGTACAGCTTATACATGGCAATTCCGGAATGTACAGCTGTTCTACTGCAATCCCGAAATGTCAAGCTGATGATCTACAATTCTGGAATGTACCGCTGATGTTCTGCTATTCTGGAACGTACGACTTATGTACAGTGAGTCCATAATGTACAGCTGCTGTAAGGCCATTCCTGTTTGTACAGTGATTCCACAATAAACAGCTTATGTGGGGCTATTCCTTGATATATGCCAATTCTGGAATGTACAGCTGATGTAAAGCAATTCCATAAAGCAAAGCTGATGTACGGCAATTCTAGAATGTTAAGCTGATGTATTGGGATTCCAGAATCGCCGTAGATCAGCCGTATATTCCATCTCCTCTGAAAACTTAAACTTTTTCTCCATTCTTCATATTTTCACAGATGCAGCAGATGAAACCACAGACAGAAAATCATTAAACTTGACCAACTCTAGAGTCACatcacagagagggaggagtcataggggttttttttttaaccagagtTTCCACCTGGAcgtgtttttaaagctgaattatcaacacatcaacaacaataatCTGTGTGATTATGCGGGTGAATAATAAATCAGTGTGGgcgcagaaacagaaacagaagtgaCTCTTCAGACAGGGAGGGGGACAGGGGGAGCAGGAGGGATTGGGGTGGTCATCTgcgacctctgacccctgcaGACACTCACACATCTGAACAATCCTGACATGGAAAGGATGATCCTCCACGCTTCCTTCGTTAGCTCGTTATCTCTCATCTTTATCTTGAGGAGCTGCTTAACGTTAGCTGCTTACCGAGCTTATTCTTCAGGgatgtctgcgtgtgtgtgtatgagtgtgtgtgtgtgtgtgagtgtgtgtgtgcagtggcTTAACCTTGTTTAGCTTAACATGTTGGCTAACAGCGTGTGCTTTGCCTAGCCACATGCTAGCATACCAGGCTAGCTGTGTGCAGACTGAAGCCAGGCtagcacagacagacagaaacgcAGCATGCATGGTCATGCAAATCAGGTAGAAGACGCCACTGTGCCCCCcccacaaacacatgcacacactcacacacatacacacacacacacacacacacacagcagattcACTGCagcacattcatccattcagaCAAACAGAGGACAAAGGCTGTTAATGCGTGCAGAGGATCAGTGCAGATACTCACCGAGCATCCTGTGaatgctgaggaggaggaggaggaggaggaggaggagagggagaggggggttATGGTTTCATGTTCTTCTTCAGCAgcaagcaggaggagcaggaggagagaggacgggAGATGGAGAACCTGCTGATCCTGATGTTGTTTGGTTGAAGGgctgatacctgcctgtctgtttgtctgtataACTGTCCGTCTGCCTcactgtccgtctgtctgtctgtcagcttCCTGCTTCTGATGCTACACGGCTTCAGCAgctacagctctctctctctcctctctctgtctctatgtgaCTCGACCGCCCTCTCCGTCAGCAGGGGCCCCTCCCCTGCAGTGAGGCTGCCCTACTTCCTTtctcctttctccctctcctcctcatcttctttactttctcctcttttcattCCTCATCATCTCCTCATATCTTCCCCtatcctcctttcctttcctctcgtctgtcttttcctctctcctctcctcccccagTCTCTTCTATTGTATCAGTGTTactaacccccccccctcctctctctccctttttcttctttaatcccctcctcctcccccctctcccatTGTCACTGTACGGTTGATATAGACTGAATCCCCGGGATGTCGCCCTAACACTTACTTCCGGGTAGACACCTGGTGGAGCTAAAACACGGAGATGAAACTGAACCTGTGCATTAATGTCGTCATTTAAAACCATGAGCGTGAGTTAAAACACAGAGGTCCTTCCCATGTGACAGTCCTGCTGTGCTTCTTGGCGTGGAAACTAAATTAAGGGTCAAATTGAACCTCTGAGCTAAAAATGCAGATGGGAAGAAATGCAGCTGCAGAACATCTTCAAACCTCATACAATAACTAACCTTTAATCTCCCTTCACATAAAAGGTGTTGACATTTATTTAATGAAGAATCAgggttggttttttttgcatcGCTTCTTTCTAATCCTCCACATCTGATAGAGCTCTGAGATCAGATGTATTTAAACTGTTGCCAGGTCCGTCTTCTAAAGTCCTTCTTAATATGTTGCTGGATCACGTCTTACAAACTGAACGCTGCTGATCTTTCTCAGAGGCGCTGTAATGCTGCCACACTCactccttacattttctgtCACGGTTGTACGAGGAATCAGTTTGTTGAAGGTGACTTCTGAAACCCTCTCCTCTGATGGAAGATATCTATGGAATTTAAAATCTAATCTGAAGCTTTCTAGACATTTTTTGAAGTGCAAGGGTTAAAAAAATAGCTTTAtgataaaatgtaaatgaaaaactCTCTCATATTTATGTGTTTACCtacaaagatcaaaaagccactatgccttgcgctcctgcggcactttacaaatgtgtgttccccgtgttcggacagagttcggtaagagagcgttcagttttgctgctcctactgcctggaataaactccagaaggacttgaatctgtcagatcttatctcactgGACGCCTTtgggtccatcttaaatgaaagacagcctctagtggacgctctaggaactgcagttttttagcacttccgagCAAAGGCTTCATATCTTAAGACCGGATGTTGCGACTCTTGTGTTACTTTAAAGATAAGAACAATTCACAGGAAAATAACATCTGcttgaaatgtaaatgtttgacgTATATGTTGGTAATATGATAAGG from Notolabrus celidotus isolate fNotCel1 chromosome 9, fNotCel1.pri, whole genome shotgun sequence includes these protein-coding regions:
- the LOC117818756 gene encoding disabled homolog 2-interacting protein-like isoform X2, with protein sequence MDELVKHLSRCQHMGWMKVIELKSASIHWLSCGQKAETDVWSKMFCILSDSQLLMLNNLEVHPLLLAERAETCTVWLLRYTLHVTPGLPRHTHKDVPERGIRRQSMPSSSVVDTPTARVTGFLSRRLKQSLRRTRSHPKLPRPTSMRADIMNSADTRCVMRRLRCGSQESLLSAGCVSSLELRMDQSVIIKPVHSSLLGQDYCFEVTTTTGTKCFSCRSAAERDKWMENLRRAVHPNKDNSRRLENVLTVWVIEAKDLPAKKRYFCELCLDDSLYARTSCKLKTDNIFWGERFDFSSLPSINAITLHLYKDTDRKRKKDKSSYVGLVNIPVATVMGRQLVEKWYTLSTPSTIRSKSSVPTVRIKARYQSIVILPMEQYKEFAEYISSNYLLLCNTLEASISLRAKEELAAALVHILHSTGKAKDFLTDLMMSEVDRCRDNDQLIFRENTLATKSIEEYLKLIGQKYLQDALGEFIKALYESDENCEVDPARCATSDLAEHQANLRMCCELAFCKILDSFRVFPRELKEVFASWRQECGNRGRPDISERLISASLFLRFLCPAVMSPSLFDLMQEYPDERSARTLTLIAKVIQTLANFSKFGTKEEYMLFMNDFVERQWSSMQRFLQEISNPDGLNHTAGFDGYIDLGRELSTLHTLLTEIDQSCLAKLGPLPRILREVSTALANPGGVGHPGGMSVSSPEPQRVVSPPPMSPPPLSPPLSPPLATCNPSMGLQGGVGLDGGMVDFTRLPSPTPENKDLFFVTKGSSLQPASGLHGSPAPSLSYSEPNDHEAGFEMTNGGRREGQELTHESRSLSLVDLQDTSPSDGLDDSQWQRRTGLLPLSFQNPVYHMTTTSPRPQTDATPSDGSAGSQGNVEERNAMATKPAFLTQMSVGLGGGERGERGERMSALSSSSSGEEYSRRALSINETLTATSAPAPRQSSSGPQRRIDQPPPPSSAPPGPPRGRTPPSMLSGAGGSAYPPRPASGSMMSSSPDWPSSGQSRLRQTSSSSKGDSPEKQRSAAKAPSPCALDRTAAWLLNMNSASSYGEAEEDRHDDALIEKYQQEIALLQEKLRVAALRQDECEARLLVQDQQNQRMLQEYQARLEDTESRLRRLQDDKDLQMNSIISRLMAVEEELKKDHSDMQAVVDSKQKVIEAQEKRIASLDAANSRLMAALTQLKERYAVTSQRNGLSPSNTSSLQITENGEFRNSGNC
- the LOC117818756 gene encoding disabled homolog 2-interacting protein-like isoform X3, whose translation is MRRLRCGSQESLLSAGCVSSLELRMDQSVIIKPVHSSLLGQDYCFEVTTTTGTKCFSCRSAAERDKWMENLRRAVHPNKDNSRRLENVLTVWVIEAKDLPAKKRYFCELCLDDSLYARTSCKLKTDNIFWGERFDFSSLPSINAITLHLYKDTDRKRKKDKSSYVGLVNIPVATVMGRQLVEKWYTLSTPSTIRSKSSVPTVRIKARYQSIVILPMEQYKEFAEYISSNYLLLCNTLEASISLRAKEELAAALVHILHSTGKAKDFLTDLMMSEVDRCRDNDQLIFRENTLATKSIEEYLKLIGQKYLQDALGEFIKALYESDENCEVDPARCATSDLAEHQANLRMCCELAFCKILDSFRVFPRELKEVFASWRQECGNRGRPDISERLISASLFLRFLCPAVMSPSLFDLMQEYPDERSARTLTLIAKVIQTLANFSKFGTKEEYMLFMNDFVERQWSSMQRFLQEISNPDGLNHTAGFDGYIDLGRELSTLHTLLTEIDQSCLAKLGPLPRILREVSTALANPGGVGHPGGMSVSSPEPQRVVSPPPMSPPPLSPPLSPPLATCNPSMGLQGGVGLDGGMVDFTRLPSPTPENKDLFFVTKGSSLQPASGLHGSPAPSLSYSEPNDHEAGFEMTNGGRREGQELTHESRSLSLVDLQDTSPSDGLDDSQWQRRTGLLPLSFQNPVYHMTTTSPRPQTDATPSDGSAGSQGNVEERNAMATKPAFLTQMSVGLGGGERGERGERMSALSSSSSGEEYSRRALSINETLTATSAPAPRQSSSGPQRRIDQPPPPSSAPPGPPRGRTPPSMLSGAGGSAYPPRPASGSMMSSSPDWPSSGQSRLRQTSSSSKGDSPEKQRSAAKAPSPCALDRTAAWLLNMNSASSYGEAEEDRHDDALIEKYQQEIALLQEKLRVAALRQDECEARLLVQDQQNQRMLQEYQARLEDTESRLRRLQDDKDLQMNSIISRLMAVEEELKKDHSDMQAVVDSKQKVIEAQEKRIASLDAANSRLMAALTQLKERYAVTSQRNGLSPSNTSSLQITENGEFRNSGNC